Proteins co-encoded in one Arachis hypogaea cultivar Tifrunner chromosome 11, arahy.Tifrunner.gnm2.J5K5, whole genome shotgun sequence genomic window:
- the LOC112720388 gene encoding protein DA1-related 1, whose translation MGWFTKLLKGSNHKSSRGKYHGKHENSMDDLTDVEREEIDRAIALSLSEEDPKGKKVIEDDPQSSDDEQLCELTDEDEYHGEVKQHEELSNHHKEEDESVGEVEEEEDDHLNNIQQDNDKHLAEAQLEEDEQLARALQESLNIDSDRAERDSLFQPFPHLLRPVYRTCAGCNSEIGHGRFLSCMGGVWHPECFCCHACNLPITDYEFSMSGNRRYHKSCYKELHHPRCDVCKNFIPPNSAGLIEYRAHPFWMQKYCPSHERDGTPRCCSCERMESRDTKYLLLDDGRKLCLECLDSAIMDTHECQPLYLEIQEFYEGLNMKIEQQVPMLLVERQALNEAMEGEKNGHHHLPETRGLCLSEEQTVATILRRPRIGAGYRVIDMITEPYRLIRHCEVTAILVLYGLPRLLTGSILAHEMMHAWLRLKGYGNLRPEVEEGICQVLAHMWLDSEIYAGSGSDSASSSSSSSSSSSSPSSSTSSKKGKRSDFEKKLGEFFKHQIESDRSSAYGDGFREGNQAVLKYGLRSTLDHIRLTGSFPY comes from the exons ATGGGTTGGTTTACCAAGCTGCTTAAGGGATCCAACCATAAATCTTCGAGAGGAAAATATCatgggaaacatgaaaattccaTG GATGATTTGACAGATGTTGAGAGAGAAGAAATTGATCGTGCAATTGCACTCTCTCTTTCGGAGGAAGATCCGAAAGGGAAAAAAGTTATTG AGGACGACCCTCAATCTTCTGATGATGAACAACTGTGTGAACTTACTGATGAAGATGAATATCATGGTGAAGTTAAACAACATGAAGAGTTAAGCAATCATcacaaagaagaagatgaatctgttggtgaagttgaggaagaggaagatgacCATCTTAATAACATTCAACAGGATAATGACAAGCATCTTGCAGAAGCGCAGCTTGAGGAAGATGAACAACTTGCCAGAGCACTTCAAGAAAGTTTGAACATTGATTCAGACAGAGCTGAAAGAGATTCTTTATTTCAACCATTTCCACACCTCCTTCGACCTGTATACAG AACCTGTGCTGGCTGCAATTCAGAGATTGGCCATGGCAGATTTTTGAGTTGCATGGGAGGTGTCTGGCATCCAGAATGTTTCTGTTGCCATGCTTGTAATTTGCCAATCACTGATTATGAG TTTTCCATGTCTGGAAATCGTCGTTACCATAAATCTTGCTACAAGGAGCTGCATCACCCAAGATGTGATGTTTGCAAGAACTTC ATCCCACCAAATTCAGCTGGACTCATTGAGTATAGAGCACATCCTTTCTGGATGCAGAAATACTGTCCTTCACATGAGCGTGATGGAACTCCTCGTTGTTGTAGCTGCGAAAGAATGGAG TCAAGGGATACAAAGTATCTCTTGCTGGATGACGGTCGAAAGTTGTGCCTAGAGTGTCTAGACTCAGCTATTATGGATACGCATGAATGCCAGCCTCTCTATCTTGAAATACAAGAATTCTATGAAGGTTTAAATATGAAAATAGAACAGCAAGTTCCAATGCTTTTAGTTGAGAGACAAGCACTCAACGAGGCCATGGAGGGAGAAAAGAAT GGTCATCACCACTTACCGGAAACAAGAGGACTTTGCTTGTCGGAAGAGCAAACTGTCGCCACT AttttaagaagaccaaggatagGGGCAGGATACCGAGTCATAGATATGATAACTGAGCCTTACAGGCTAATCCGCCATTGCGAAGTGACAGCCATACTTGTTTTGTATGGCCTCCCTAG GTTATTGACGGGTTCAATCCTGGCCCATGAGATGATGCATGCTTGGCTTAGGCTTAAAG GCTATGGCAATTTAAGGCCAGAAGTTGAAGAAGGAATTTGCCAAGTGCTAGCTCACATGTGGCTAGATTCAGAGATCTACGCTGGTTCAGGAAGTGATAGTGCATCATCGTCCTcgtcctcatcatcatcctcatcctcaccTTCCTCTTCTACATCATCAAAGAAGGGTAAACGGTCTGACTTTGAGAAGAAACTTGGTGAGTTTTTCAAACACCAGATTGAGTCCGATCGTTCATCGGCTTATGGAGATGGATTCAGAGAGGGGAACCAAGCTGTGCTCAAGTATGGTTTAAGAAGTACCCTTGATCATATTCGACTAACCGGAAGTTTTCCATACTGA